One window of the Candidatus Microbacterium colombiense genome contains the following:
- a CDS encoding ABC transporter ATP-binding protein, translating into MHGGDARDRDPRILLDVSEVSFAYSRRATALRDVSFAVHRGERVGLVGPNGSGKSTLIRLTADLLQIGTGSIRIAGRSHQVRVSREKLAYTASNDYLPQFLTGREYIDLMHRLYHRRPDEARMDDLFARYQMDARQFDLIEDYSHGMRKKIQVIASLLLDRPLTIIDETLNGVDVDSLYEFENDAREIGDSRALLLCSHDFRLLEAVCDRVIVLCRGEISFDLPLDRIRDDFGSVDALTKHAIALSRPRATP; encoded by the coding sequence ATGCACGGAGGTGACGCCCGAGACCGCGACCCCCGCATCCTGCTCGACGTCTCGGAGGTGTCGTTCGCCTACTCGCGGCGTGCAACGGCCCTGCGTGACGTGTCGTTCGCCGTCCACCGAGGCGAACGCGTGGGGCTCGTCGGACCGAACGGATCGGGCAAATCCACGCTCATCCGGTTGACGGCCGATCTGCTGCAGATCGGCACGGGCAGTATCCGCATCGCAGGCCGCTCGCATCAGGTGCGGGTGTCGCGCGAGAAGCTCGCCTACACCGCGAGCAACGACTACCTGCCGCAGTTCCTGACGGGGCGCGAGTACATCGATCTGATGCACCGCCTCTACCACCGCCGCCCCGATGAGGCGCGGATGGACGACCTGTTCGCGCGCTATCAGATGGATGCTCGTCAGTTCGACCTCATCGAGGACTACTCGCACGGCATGCGCAAGAAGATCCAGGTCATCGCGAGCCTGCTGCTCGACCGGCCACTGACGATCATCGACGAGACGCTGAACGGTGTCGACGTCGATTCGCTCTACGAGTTCGAGAACGACGCCCGCGAGATCGGGGACTCCCGTGCCCTTCTGCTGTGCAGCCACGACTTCCGTCTGCTCGAAGCGGTGTGCGACCGCGTGATCGTGCTGTGCCGCGGAGAGATCTCGTTCGACCTGCCCCTGGACCGCATCCGCGACGACTTCGGATCGGTGGATGCTCTGACGAAGCACGCGATCGCCCTCTCCCGTCCGCGAGCAACACCGTGA